The genomic DNA TTATATCATGGCCTTTAGCAACCTGTTTagtcaaaggtttttttttcccccttttccttatCTATTACTAGTTTTCTACCTCAGTTTCCATGAGAgcactttatttaattttaattcccaaACATGTGTAGTTGTGCATGATGTTTTCTGCACTTCTAGTTCACCTGGTTCACGATTATTGAATCCACAAAATATGTTTGTCATTCTCCTTTCTAGAATACTGGAAAGTTGACGATTACAAAGCTTGGCACCAAGAACTCCAAGACAGGATTAAAAAATCGGAACAAGTCCATGAAACTAATGccagtggaaaaacattccaatCCAGCATGAACCTTGCACCGTTAAAGCAAAAGTCCAGTAAGCATGTCTCAAATGGAAAACATCTGAAACACTCATTAGGTTTATTTACTGAGGCTGGAAACCGTGGAAGAAGGAAACCTGGTAAATTCAATGGATATGAGAAATCCTTTTTCTATACCGAACATGGAAAAACTCACGTTGGAGCAAAACGCTACGAATGTAATGATTGTGGAAAAGTCACCAGCAAGAAGTCACGACTTGTTGTACATCAGAgaacacacacaggagagaaaccattTAAATGTAGTGAATGTGGCAAAGCCTTTTCCCAGAAGTCCCACCTTGTGACACATCAGACGGTTCACACAGGAGAAAAACGTTATGGATGTGAGTGTGGGAAGGCCTTCTCTAGAAAGTCTCATCTCATTACACACCAGAgaactcacacaggagagaaaccttatgaatgcaGTGAGTGCAGCAAAGTCTTTTCTCAGACGTCACAGCTCATTATTCATCGGCGAAGTCATACAGGAGAGAGACCGTATGCATGCGGTGAATGTGGGAAAGGCTTTAGTGGGAAATCGCAACTTATTACTCATAAGAGAACCCATATAGATGAAAAGCCCAATAAATGcgatgaatgtgggaaagccttcagagAGAAGTCAAGTCTCCAtaaacatcagagaattcattcAGGAGAGAAACCATATGGGTGCAgcgaatgtgggaaagccttcagtggGAAGTCACTCCTCCTCAGACATGAGAAAACTCATTCAGGAGAAAAGCCCTATGGATGTAAGGAATGCACGAAGGCATTTATTTGGAAGTCACAGCTCATCATACATCAGAGgactcacacaggagagaagcccTACGGATGTAGCACTTGTGGGAAAGCTTTTTCCCAGAAATCACACCTCGTGATACATCAGAAAACTCACACAGAAGAGAAACCCTAGAAATAGAGCGAGTGTGAgacacttttaagaaaataatcgCCCTTCTCTCTATACCATAAAACGCATTTATAAAAATCCTGCGAATGCCATGAGTGTAGGAAGGTCATTGGCAGGAAGTTCTACTTCCTTGAACGTCAGAATGCCAAATTGGAGAGTAAGCCTATGTGTGCAGTGAATGTGGAAAGGCAGTAGAGACAGGCGCTCAGCAAATGGTCTAGTCTCATCATAAATCAAGTTATTCATATCGAGGACAAAAATAATGACTCAAATGAATATAGGAAAATTTGCCCATAGCAATGTCAAAAAAATCAATTTCCAACTACGgtattgtatctttaaaaaaagattatatattctattttaagtGATATGCATATGAAGCTTTAAAGATATGTATGTCTGTGTATGAGTATGTTCAGTAATCTTGACAGCCAAGTAGAAAGCCTATTGCTTCAGACAAATATAGGGCTTATAGTCCTGAGTATGGCTACATCTTGTGAATTTATATAGTTTCATAGCATATGTGAAATTAATCTGTGAATATGGTATATGTCATGTTTATAGCACAGCATCTCTCAAGGGTGCCGCACAATGTATATCGTTTGTCTTGTACCATAATAGAAGGTAAGCCAGACCAAATGATTTCgttattatttaacaaatagcGTAAGTTATATTGCCACAACTTTTTGGCACATGCAAATGAGTTTGGGAACTCTTACCATGCCCTGTGTTCAATAACAGAAGCTggaatttttcaataaaatctcCTGCCTCTTCTGAGTCGCCAATTACATCCAGATTGTTCACATTAAACATGCAAAGGCAAGAATACAAGTTAACGTCTGACCAAGTGAGCAAAAGAAAAACTCTGAACTGCATTGCTCGTCATCTAAACAGATGAGAAGTGGAgctggcaaaaataaaatacccac from Prionailurus viverrinus isolate Anna chromosome D3, UM_Priviv_1.0, whole genome shotgun sequence includes the following:
- the LOC125149241 gene encoding zinc finger protein 84-like, which encodes MTKSQGSLALEDVAVNFTRDEWQLLDSAQKNLYRNVMLENVSSLVSLGFQLIKPDVIFKLEREQPWKIGEEAPSQSLSEYWKVDDYKAWHQELQDRIKKSEQVHETNASGKTFQSSMNLAPLKQKSSKHVSNGKHLKHSLGLFTEAGNRGRRKPGKFNGYEKSFFYTEHGKTHVGAKRYECNDCGKVTSKKSRLVVHQRTHTGEKPFKCSECGKAFSQKSHLVTHQTVHTGEKRYGCECGKAFSRKSHLITHQRTHTGEKPYECSECSKVFSQTSQLIIHRRSHTGERPYACGECGKGFSGKSQLITHKRTHIDEKPNKCDECGKAFREKSSLHKHQRIHSGEKPYGCSECGKAFSGKSLLLRHEKTHSGEKPYGCKECTKAFIWKSQLIIHQRTHTGEKPYGCSTCGKAFSQKSHLVIHQKTHTEEKP